In Sinorhizobium mexicanum, one DNA window encodes the following:
- a CDS encoding MFS transporter codes for MSFISSISQPLHRSRLVSGIVAVAFFMQMLDSTIITTSLPAMASAFSTDVVSLNIGFTAYLLAMAVFIPPAGWLADRFGARSVFLSAIALFTISSVACGVVSSLGEFTAARLVQGTSAALMTPVGRQLVLRNAPKAELVHAIATITWPALIAPVLGPLIGAWITTNIGWQWNFFINVPLGLAGVLLVAAFVPREPAERARPFDFKGFFLTSGALASILAGLELSSSPNGSGVAAALVIAGGMLAVFAVRHLNRNRAGLLDLSVLKIPTFALATLSSGTAGRLAINATPFLLPLLFQVGLGFSAVETGTLVLAYFLGNLLMKSVTTPLLRRFGFRRLLVVNGIIASASLAAFAAVGHETPRILLLALLLAAGLSRSMQFTSLNTISFADVTTDQRSAATTISAMLQQLSQLLGVAVAAAVIRFSAGARNLAEGEHAGLADIRVAFVVIAVIGLVSALRFLALPSDAGAEVSGHRALG; via the coding sequence ATGTCCTTCATCTCCTCGATTTCCCAGCCTCTGCATCGCTCGCGCCTGGTTTCCGGCATTGTGGCCGTCGCCTTTTTCATGCAAATGCTGGACAGCACCATCATCACGACCTCGCTGCCGGCGATGGCCTCGGCCTTCTCAACGGACGTCGTGTCGCTGAATATCGGATTCACGGCCTATCTTCTTGCAATGGCTGTCTTCATTCCGCCTGCGGGCTGGCTTGCCGATCGGTTTGGCGCCCGCAGCGTCTTTCTCTCGGCCATCGCTCTTTTCACGATTTCCTCCGTCGCCTGCGGCGTCGTCTCGAGCCTTGGCGAGTTCACCGCCGCGCGCCTCGTGCAGGGCACCTCGGCGGCGCTGATGACACCGGTCGGACGGCAACTGGTTCTCCGCAATGCGCCGAAGGCCGAGCTGGTGCACGCGATCGCGACGATCACATGGCCGGCGCTGATCGCGCCCGTGCTCGGGCCGCTTATCGGCGCGTGGATCACGACCAACATCGGATGGCAATGGAACTTCTTCATCAACGTGCCGCTCGGGCTAGCCGGCGTCTTGCTGGTCGCCGCTTTCGTCCCGCGCGAGCCGGCGGAGCGTGCTCGACCTTTCGACTTCAAGGGCTTCTTCCTGACGAGCGGAGCGCTTGCCTCGATCCTCGCGGGGCTCGAACTCTCCTCTTCGCCGAATGGCAGCGGCGTAGCCGCTGCTTTGGTGATCGCAGGAGGGATGCTGGCGGTCTTCGCTGTTCGGCATCTCAATCGCAACAGGGCCGGGCTGCTCGACCTTTCGGTGTTGAAAATCCCGACCTTCGCGCTGGCGACGCTTTCATCGGGAACTGCCGGACGGCTTGCGATAAACGCCACGCCGTTCCTGCTACCCTTGCTCTTTCAGGTTGGCCTCGGCTTCAGTGCCGTCGAGACCGGGACGTTGGTGCTTGCGTATTTTCTCGGCAACCTCTTGATGAAGAGCGTGACGACGCCGCTGCTCCGCCGCTTCGGCTTCCGCAGGCTTCTGGTGGTCAACGGCATCATCGCCTCTGCGTCGCTTGCGGCCTTCGCTGCCGTCGGGCACGAAACGCCTCGCATCTTGCTGCTTGCCCTGTTGCTTGCCGCCGGCCTCTCGCGGTCGATGCAGTTCACCTCGCTCAACACGATCTCCTTTGCCGACGTGACCACCGACCAGCGCAGCGCGGCCACGACCATCTCCGCCATGCTGCAGCAGCTCTCCCAGCTTCTCGGCGTCGCCGTTGCCGCCGCCGTCATCCGGTTCTCTGCTGGCGCACGGAATCTCGCCGAGGGTGAGCACGCGGGCCTCGCGGACATCCGCGTCGCCTTCGTGGTCATCGCAGTGATCGGCCTTGTTTCGGCATTGCGCTTCCTCGCATTGCCGTCTGACGCCGGCGCCGAAGTCTCCGGCCACCGTGCCTTGGGCTAG
- a CDS encoding aliphatic sulfonate ABC transporter substrate-binding protein, producing the protein MARTVRSSLRRTFLKLALALSVAPLVGYAPAFADSAKPDTIRIGSTAPGHLKFILFRSKKILEEEFAKDGIKVELTTFDGGSAASVALGSGALDFTYIGNNPSLRLAATGADVKLIGLSSWVRSNETQIVVRPDSPIQKLEDLKGKKVAYLSGTVRHSTFAKALKSVNLGIADVESLNLGIENSGPALARGDVDAIVESNGPVQKLVDAGQARLIYDAGVSGNPEWAVPHLLSVNGEFARKYPEIVARVLAVDLALSRWVDANPEETINIFVKETGNSEAAVRSTYANGQFWQNPEITDEAVRALQGEEAFMAEAGLLKGKVDYDSWVDRSYYNAAVKKVAASN; encoded by the coding sequence ATGGCACGCACCGTTCGCAGTTCCTTGCGCCGCACCTTCCTGAAGCTTGCCCTTGCGCTATCCGTCGCCCCGCTCGTGGGATACGCGCCCGCTTTTGCGGATAGCGCCAAGCCCGACACCATTCGCATCGGTTCGACCGCGCCGGGACATCTGAAGTTCATTCTCTTCCGCAGCAAGAAGATCCTCGAGGAAGAATTCGCCAAGGACGGCATCAAGGTCGAACTGACGACCTTCGACGGCGGCTCGGCCGCGTCGGTCGCGCTCGGGTCCGGCGCGCTCGACTTCACCTATATCGGCAACAATCCGTCGTTGCGCCTCGCAGCCACGGGCGCCGATGTCAAGCTGATCGGCCTCTCGAGCTGGGTCAGGTCGAACGAGACGCAGATCGTCGTACGTCCAGACTCGCCGATCCAGAAGCTTGAAGACCTCAAAGGCAAGAAGGTTGCCTATCTCTCGGGCACAGTCCGCCACTCGACCTTCGCCAAGGCGCTGAAATCGGTCAACCTCGGCATCGCCGACGTCGAGAGCCTGAACCTTGGTATAGAGAACTCGGGTCCAGCACTCGCGAGGGGCGATGTCGACGCGATCGTCGAAAGCAATGGTCCGGTCCAGAAGCTCGTCGACGCCGGGCAGGCGCGGCTGATTTACGATGCCGGCGTTTCCGGCAACCCCGAATGGGCGGTGCCGCATCTCCTCAGCGTCAATGGCGAATTCGCCCGGAAATATCCCGAGATCGTGGCGCGTGTGCTTGCCGTCGACCTCGCCCTGTCGCGCTGGGTCGATGCAAATCCGGAGGAAACCATCAATATCTTCGTCAAGGAGACCGGCAACAGCGAGGCGGCTGTCCGGTCGACCTATGCGAATGGCCAATTCTGGCAAAACCCGGAAATCACCGATGAAGCCGTCCGGGCGCTCCAGGGCGAGGAAGCCTTCATGGCGGAGGCCGGCCTTCTCAAGGGCAAGGTCGACTACGACAGCTGGGTCGACCGGTCTTACTACAACGCAGCCGTGAAGAAGGTTGCGGCAAGCAACTGA
- a CDS encoding NAD(P)/FAD-dependent oxidoreductase, which produces MRKYDVVIIGGGIAGLSLAYFLSQHRSVAVIEREDALGYHSTGRSAAEFVLRYNAPEVCALARIAKVFFDRPPQGFTDVPLLKQRGGVMIASADKIARFETVLAEEHTFTPEIARLTPQEAVSRVPILKPDYVAAAYYDPNFWDIEVENLLQGYVKGARRNGSEILERHEILSAEHDGAAWILTTTAGEFSARIVVNAAGAWADPVAALFGVEPIGIVPHRRTAITVDLPDGVDAATLPEINEIDEDFYMKPEGGRLLASPADATPCEPSDVQPEEIDIAWAAHYVEEATTISVRRIAKSWAGLRSFSADKLPVIGFASGRPDFFWVAGQGGYGILTSPALGVLAASRLADSPLPEAFKREALDPQSFSPARFDRPGA; this is translated from the coding sequence ATGCGGAAATACGACGTGGTCATCATTGGTGGCGGAATTGCGGGCTTGTCGCTCGCCTATTTCCTCAGCCAGCACCGCTCGGTCGCCGTCATCGAACGGGAGGACGCGCTTGGTTACCACAGCACCGGCCGTTCTGCCGCCGAGTTCGTCCTGAGATACAACGCGCCGGAAGTGTGCGCGCTGGCAAGGATCGCCAAGGTTTTCTTCGATCGACCGCCGCAGGGCTTCACCGATGTGCCGCTCTTGAAGCAGCGGGGCGGCGTGATGATCGCCAGCGCCGACAAAATCGCGCGGTTCGAAACGGTTCTCGCCGAGGAACACACGTTCACGCCGGAAATCGCGCGTCTGACACCACAAGAGGCCGTGTCCCGCGTTCCGATCCTCAAACCCGACTACGTTGCTGCGGCTTACTATGACCCGAACTTTTGGGACATCGAGGTGGAAAACCTGCTTCAGGGCTACGTCAAGGGCGCCCGGCGCAATGGAAGCGAGATCCTGGAACGCCATGAGATCTTGTCGGCCGAACATGATGGAGCCGCCTGGATCCTGACGACGACCGCCGGCGAGTTCAGCGCGCGGATTGTCGTCAATGCCGCCGGTGCCTGGGCAGACCCGGTCGCCGCGCTCTTCGGGGTCGAGCCGATCGGTATCGTTCCGCATCGCCGCACCGCTATCACCGTCGATCTCCCGGACGGCGTGGACGCGGCAACCTTGCCGGAAATCAACGAGATAGACGAGGATTTTTACATGAAGCCCGAAGGCGGGCGACTGCTCGCCTCTCCTGCGGACGCCACGCCCTGCGAACCGTCCGATGTCCAGCCGGAGGAGATCGATATCGCCTGGGCAGCACACTACGTGGAAGAGGCCACCACGATCTCAGTGCGGAGGATCGCCAAGAGCTGGGCGGGCCTGCGCAGTTTTTCCGCCGACAAGTTGCCCGTCATTGGATTTGCATCAGGGCGACCGGATTTCTTCTGGGTTGCCGGACAGGGTGGCTACGGCATCCTCACGTCGCCGGCGCTGGGAGTCCTCGCGGCCAGTCGCCTTGCCGATAGCCCTCTGCCGGAAGCCTTCAAGAGGGAAGCACTCGATCCGCAATCCTTCTCCCCTGCCCGCTTCGATCGTCCAGGCGCATAG
- a CDS encoding MFS transporter yields MTDATVPSSGFAPLRQKVFATLWIATVIGNTGSFIRDVASAWLVTDLSPAPAAVATIQAAATLPIFLLAIPAGVLSDILDRRKFLIVIQLMLACVSVCLLLLSATGLQSVSSLIALTFAGGIGAALIAPTWQAIVPELVERKDVKSAVALNSLGINIARSIGPAAGGLLLAWFGAAVTYGVDVISYLFVIAALLWWKRPPDIEDALSEKFAGAFRAGLRYARASHELHVVLLRAAVFFAFSSAVWALLPLVARNLLGGDAGYYGILLGAVGAGAIAGAIVMPTLRARVDPDSLILGAVIVTAAVMTGLSFAPPQWLAPVVLLALGAAWITALTTLNGAAQSILPNWVRGRSLAVYLTVFNGAMTAGSLIWGVVAEAAGVPVTLLIGAAGLFAVGLLFHPLKLPRGEADLVPSNHWPEPLTAEPVENDRGPVMILIEYRVAKADRDGFLDAIHRLSQERRRDGAYSWGVTEDAADPERIVEWFMVESWAEHLRQHRRVSKADADVQQEVRRFQQGPETPVVNHFLALNRPRGNRRC; encoded by the coding sequence ATGACGGACGCGACGGTCCCCTCCAGCGGCTTCGCACCGCTTCGCCAGAAGGTCTTCGCGACGCTCTGGATTGCAACCGTCATCGGCAACACCGGCAGCTTCATCCGCGATGTCGCGAGCGCGTGGCTGGTGACCGACCTTTCGCCCGCGCCCGCCGCCGTCGCCACGATCCAGGCGGCCGCCACGCTTCCGATCTTCCTCCTGGCGATCCCGGCCGGTGTCCTATCGGACATCCTCGACCGGCGAAAATTTCTGATCGTCATCCAACTGATGCTTGCCTGCGTCAGCGTCTGCCTGCTGCTTCTCTCGGCAACCGGCCTCCAGTCGGTAAGCTCGCTGATCGCGCTGACCTTCGCAGGCGGTATCGGGGCTGCGCTCATCGCACCGACCTGGCAGGCGATCGTGCCCGAACTGGTCGAGAGGAAGGACGTCAAGAGCGCCGTCGCACTGAATTCGCTTGGCATCAACATCGCGCGGTCGATTGGGCCTGCGGCGGGCGGCCTGCTGCTCGCGTGGTTCGGCGCCGCCGTGACCTACGGCGTCGACGTCATCAGCTATCTTTTCGTCATCGCCGCGCTCCTCTGGTGGAAACGGCCGCCGGATATCGAGGACGCGCTTTCGGAAAAATTCGCGGGCGCCTTCCGCGCCGGCTTGCGCTACGCCAGGGCCAGCCACGAGCTGCACGTTGTCTTGCTGCGGGCCGCGGTCTTCTTCGCCTTCTCGAGTGCCGTGTGGGCGCTGCTGCCGCTGGTTGCCCGCAATCTCCTGGGTGGCGACGCAGGTTACTACGGCATCCTGCTTGGCGCCGTCGGCGCCGGCGCAATCGCGGGTGCCATCGTGATGCCGACCTTGCGCGCCCGCGTCGATCCCGACTCGCTGATTCTCGGTGCCGTGATCGTTACGGCTGCGGTCATGACCGGCCTCTCGTTCGCGCCCCCGCAATGGCTGGCGCCCGTGGTGCTTCTCGCCCTCGGGGCCGCCTGGATTACCGCCCTAACGACGCTCAACGGCGCCGCACAATCGATCCTGCCCAACTGGGTGCGCGGCCGTTCCCTGGCAGTCTATCTGACCGTGTTCAACGGAGCGATGACCGCCGGCAGCCTTATTTGGGGCGTTGTCGCCGAGGCGGCTGGTGTTCCGGTCACCCTGTTGATCGGCGCTGCCGGACTGTTCGCCGTGGGCCTCCTCTTTCACCCGCTCAAGCTTCCGAGAGGCGAGGCCGATCTCGTCCCTTCCAACCACTGGCCGGAGCCGCTCACGGCCGAACCCGTCGAGAATGACCGAGGCCCGGTGATGATCCTCATCGAATATCGGGTGGCAAAAGCCGACAGGGACGGATTTCTCGATGCCATCCATCGCCTGTCGCAGGAGCGGCGGCGAGATGGCGCCTATAGCTGGGGTGTGACGGAAGATGCGGCTGATCCGGAACGGATCGTCGAATGGTTCATGGTCGAGTCCTGGGCCGAGCACCTCAGGCAACATCGGCGCGTATCAAAGGCGGACGCCGATGTGCAGCAGGAAGTTCGGCGCTTTCAGCAGGGACCGGAGACGCCTGTCGTGAACCACTTCCTCGCCCTCAACCGGCCACGCGGCAATCGCCGCTGTTAG
- a CDS encoding DoxX family protein — protein MTLASTLETRLAARARPLFGAPALRFAALLALCSAYIQGPLTKIFDFGGAIAEMNHFGLHPAPFFAVAVIVFELAASAMVLSGFFRWLAALALAAFTLAATFVALRFWELAPGQERVMATNAFFEHLGLVGAFLIVAWQDLHERRSGQP, from the coding sequence ATGACATTGGCTTCCACGCTCGAAACCCGGCTCGCGGCCCGCGCAAGGCCGCTGTTCGGCGCCCCGGCCCTGCGGTTCGCGGCGCTGCTTGCCCTGTGTTCCGCCTATATCCAGGGGCCATTGACGAAGATCTTCGACTTTGGCGGGGCGATCGCGGAGATGAACCATTTCGGCCTGCATCCTGCACCCTTCTTCGCCGTAGCGGTAATCGTCTTCGAACTCGCCGCGTCGGCAATGGTTCTGAGTGGCTTCTTCCGCTGGCTCGCGGCCCTTGCGCTTGCCGCCTTCACGCTGGCGGCGACTTTCGTCGCCCTGCGCTTCTGGGAACTCGCCCCGGGACAGGAGCGTGTCATGGCGACCAATGCGTTCTTCGAGCATCTGGGCCTCGTCGGCGCGTTCCTGATCGTCGCATGGCAAGACCTTCATGAGCGGAGGTCCGGCCAGCCATGA
- a CDS encoding hydrolase: MPNATPTPGSLLISPKDHTLIMIDFQSQMAFATKSIDAVLLRNNAALVAHAAAGFGVSTILTTVAEKTFSGPMFGEITEAFPGQALLDRTSMNTWEDAAVIEQVNAIGKPRLVFCGLWTSVCIVGPTLSALDQGFEVYVIADACGDVSEEAHERAMERMVQAGVRPMTSLQYMLELQRDWARTETYDMTTGIAKRFGGSYGLGIIYAKSMFGASEGH; this comes from the coding sequence ATGCCGAACGCCACCCCGACCCCTGGTTCCCTTCTGATATCACCGAAGGACCACACGCTGATCATGATCGATTTTCAGTCGCAGATGGCCTTTGCGACAAAGTCGATCGACGCGGTCTTGCTGCGTAACAACGCCGCGCTTGTGGCGCACGCCGCCGCCGGCTTCGGTGTTTCCACCATTCTGACGACCGTCGCCGAAAAGACCTTCTCGGGCCCGATGTTCGGCGAGATCACCGAGGCCTTCCCGGGCCAGGCGCTACTCGACCGCACCTCGATGAACACCTGGGAGGACGCCGCCGTCATCGAGCAGGTCAATGCCATCGGCAAGCCGCGGCTGGTCTTCTGCGGACTGTGGACCTCCGTCTGCATCGTCGGACCGACGCTCTCGGCGCTCGACCAGGGCTTCGAAGTCTATGTGATCGCCGACGCCTGCGGCGACGTCTCGGAAGAGGCGCATGAGCGTGCCATGGAACGCATGGTCCAGGCTGGCGTCAGGCCGATGACCTCGCTGCAATACATGCTGGAACTGCAGCGCGATTGGGCCCGCACCGAGACCTACGACATGACGACGGGTATCGCCAAAAGGTTCGGCGGCTCCTATGGCCTCGGCATCATCTACGCAAAGAGCATGTTCGGTGCGTCCGAAGGACACTGA
- a CDS encoding XapX domain-containing protein: protein MKMYLLSLGAGLLVGVIYSLLNVRSPAPPVIALVGLLGILIGEQAVPVVKRLMSGHPVNVSWFNSRCVPHVFGELPTGVNHNGVPDQPPTREIG from the coding sequence ATGAAAATGTACCTGTTGTCGCTCGGCGCCGGGCTGCTCGTGGGCGTCATCTACAGCCTGCTTAACGTTCGCTCGCCGGCGCCGCCGGTTATCGCGCTGGTGGGGCTCTTGGGCATCCTCATCGGCGAACAGGCGGTCCCGGTCGTCAAGCGCCTGATGTCGGGCCACCCGGTGAACGTTTCATGGTTCAACAGCCGCTGTGTCCCGCACGTTTTCGGGGAACTGCCGACCGGGGTCAATCACAACGGCGTGCCCGATCAGCCGCCGACGCGGGAGATCGGCTGA
- a CDS encoding amidohydrolase, which produces MPTRRGFLGAASALALPGLFSPARAANSVSNPGDKPMSADLILHHGLVTTLDRTNPNATAVAVKDGKFLAVGGDSEIMALAGPGTKVIDLKGRRVLPGLIDNHTHVVRGGLNFNMELRWDGVRSLADAMDMLKRQVAITPAPQWVRVVGGFTEHQFEEKRLPTLEEINAIAPDTPVFLLHLYDRALLNAAALRAVGYTKETPNPPGGEIARDANGNPTGMLIARPNAGILYATLAKGPKLPFEYQVNSTRHFMRELNRLGVTGVIDAGGGFQNYPDDYAVIQKLADDDQMTVRLAYNLFTQKPKQEKEDFLNWTKSVKYKQGDDYFRHNGAGEMLVFSAADFEDFREPRPDMPPEMEGELEAVVRILAENRWPWRLHATYDETISRALDVFEKVNQDIPLEGLNWFFDHAETISERSIDRIAALGGGIAVQHRMAYQGEYFVERYGLGAAEATPPVARMLEKGVKTSAGTDATRVASYNPWVSLSWMITGRTVGGMRIYPQRNCLDRETALRMWTENVTWFSNEEDKKGRIEKGQFADCIVPDKDFFACAEDEISFLTSDLTVVGGKVVYAAGTFADHDESEVPPAMPDWSPVRTYAGYAAWGEPEGAGKRSLRRTAIATCGCVNSCGVHGHDHAGAWTSKLPVTDLKGFWGALGCSCWAV; this is translated from the coding sequence ATGCCGACCCGCCGCGGCTTTCTGGGAGCGGCATCCGCTCTGGCGCTCCCGGGGCTGTTTTCACCGGCGCGCGCCGCCAATTCCGTTTCGAATCCTGGAGACAAGCCAATGAGCGCCGATCTGATCCTCCATCATGGCCTGGTGACCACGCTCGACCGGACGAACCCGAACGCAACCGCCGTTGCAGTCAAGGACGGCAAGTTTCTCGCCGTCGGTGGCGACAGCGAGATCATGGCGCTCGCAGGGCCCGGCACGAAAGTTATCGACCTCAAGGGCCGGCGCGTGTTGCCGGGGCTCATCGACAACCACACCCACGTCGTGCGCGGCGGCCTGAACTTCAATATGGAATTGCGCTGGGACGGCGTCCGCTCGCTTGCCGACGCGATGGATATGCTGAAGCGGCAAGTGGCGATTACGCCGGCGCCGCAATGGGTGCGCGTCGTCGGCGGCTTCACCGAGCACCAGTTCGAGGAGAAGCGCTTGCCGACGCTGGAGGAGATCAACGCGATCGCCCCCGACACGCCGGTCTTCCTCCTGCATCTTTACGATCGCGCGCTCCTTAACGCCGCCGCGCTGCGTGCCGTCGGCTACACGAAGGAAACGCCGAACCCGCCGGGTGGCGAGATCGCCCGCGACGCCAACGGCAACCCGACCGGCATGCTCATTGCCAGGCCGAATGCCGGCATTCTCTATGCAACGCTCGCCAAGGGCCCGAAGCTGCCCTTCGAGTACCAGGTAAACTCCACGCGCCATTTCATGCGCGAGCTGAACCGGCTGGGCGTCACCGGCGTCATCGATGCAGGCGGCGGCTTCCAGAACTATCCGGACGACTATGCCGTGATCCAGAAGCTCGCCGACGACGACCAGATGACCGTTCGCCTCGCCTATAATCTCTTCACCCAGAAGCCGAAGCAGGAGAAGGAAGATTTCCTCAACTGGACGAAGTCGGTGAAATACAAGCAGGGCGACGACTATTTCCGCCACAACGGCGCCGGCGAGATGCTTGTCTTTTCTGCCGCCGACTTTGAGGACTTCCGCGAGCCGCGACCCGACATGCCGCCGGAGATGGAGGGAGAACTCGAGGCGGTTGTGCGCATCCTCGCCGAGAATCGCTGGCCCTGGCGCCTGCATGCGACCTATGACGAGACCATCTCGCGCGCTCTCGACGTCTTCGAAAAGGTCAACCAGGATATCCCGCTCGAAGGCCTCAACTGGTTCTTCGACCATGCCGAGACCATCTCCGAGCGCTCGATCGACCGCATCGCCGCCCTCGGCGGCGGCATCGCCGTCCAGCACCGCATGGCCTATCAGGGCGAATACTTCGTCGAACGCTACGGCCTGGGCGCCGCCGAAGCCACGCCGCCGGTTGCACGCATGCTGGAAAAGGGCGTCAAGACGTCGGCGGGGACCGACGCCACGCGCGTCGCCTCCTACAACCCCTGGGTCTCGCTGTCCTGGATGATCACCGGCCGCACGGTCGGCGGCATGCGGATCTATCCGCAGCGCAATTGCCTCGACCGCGAGACGGCGCTCAGAATGTGGACCGAAAATGTCACCTGGTTCTCCAACGAGGAAGACAAGAAGGGCCGCATCGAGAAAGGCCAGTTCGCAGACTGCATCGTCCCGGACAAGGATTTCTTCGCCTGCGCCGAGGACGAGATTTCGTTCCTGACCTCCGACCTGACGGTCGTCGGCGGCAAGGTCGTCTATGCGGCGGGAACTTTTGCCGACCATGACGAAAGCGAAGTCCCACCGGCCATGCCCGATTGGTCGCCGGTCAGGACCTACGCAGGCTACGCCGCCTGGGGAGAACCGGAGGGTGCCGGCAAGCGCTCTCTGCGCCGAACGGCGATCGCCACCTGCGGCTGCGTCAACAGTTGCGGTGTCCATGGTCACGATCATGCCGGCGCCTGGACGTCGAAGCTGCCGGTCACCGATCTCAAGGGTTTCTGGGGCGCGCTCGGCTGCTCCTGCTGGGCTGTCTGA
- a CDS encoding helix-turn-helix domain-containing protein produces MSTGPQVAVLRSDSVSVARVRSDRVAKTESVAIPNSDSFSTIVQLRPFKDHRLWRNGRLVHDGSHSQGALSITHLVEDWRCEHRSAFDNIRFTIDRGALRDFLLDNGKVDLPRLKCESGQVDSVVYHLGQALLPALADPDNADNLYVDHVLLAFQAYLVGRYGGVDLAPARQHGLSRHQLAAATAYLAEHASRKISMTEVASICDLSTSHFIRTFKKSTGRTPHRWLTERRIQMAQNLLLSETPIAEIAVSCGFTDQSHLTHVFSSICGASPAAWRRMQRK; encoded by the coding sequence ATGTCAACCGGACCGCAAGTAGCCGTTCTTCGATCGGACTCCGTGTCGGTTGCTCGCGTTCGCAGCGATCGCGTTGCCAAGACCGAGAGCGTCGCAATCCCGAATTCGGATTCGTTCAGCACCATCGTTCAACTTCGCCCCTTCAAGGATCACCGCTTGTGGCGAAACGGAAGACTGGTCCATGACGGAAGCCACTCACAGGGGGCGCTGTCGATCACTCACCTTGTGGAGGACTGGCGCTGCGAACATCGCTCGGCGTTTGACAACATCCGCTTTACGATCGACCGCGGAGCCTTGCGCGACTTTTTGCTCGACAACGGAAAGGTCGACCTGCCCCGCCTGAAGTGCGAGTCCGGCCAGGTCGACTCAGTGGTGTATCACCTTGGCCAGGCACTCTTGCCCGCCCTTGCAGATCCTGACAACGCCGACAATCTGTATGTGGACCACGTCCTGCTCGCTTTTCAGGCTTACCTGGTAGGCCGCTACGGCGGCGTTGATCTGGCGCCGGCCCGGCAACATGGCCTTTCCAGACACCAACTGGCTGCTGCGACGGCATATCTCGCTGAACATGCGTCGCGCAAAATATCAATGACCGAGGTCGCGTCGATATGCGACCTGTCGACAAGCCACTTCATTCGGACATTCAAGAAATCGACGGGGCGCACGCCTCACCGCTGGCTGACCGAGCGCCGAATCCAGATGGCCCAGAACCTGCTGTTGAGTGAGACGCCCATCGCCGAGATCGCGGTCAGCTGTGGGTTTACCGATCAAAGCCATCTGACACACGTATTTTCGTCCATTTGCGGCGCGTCACCGGCCGCTTGGCGGCGGATGCAGCGCAAATGA
- a CDS encoding LysR family transcriptional regulator has product MSNPGTPTFEQLRVFLAVVDAGSFAGAARNLNRAVSVVSYGIANLEAQLGLELFERDGTRKPKLTAAGRTVLAEARALAQGVDGLRAKVKGLLDGLEAEVDIAVDVMVPAERIGKALHSFAETFPTVALCLHVEALGAVTAAVLERKAVIGISGPLATAVEGVSCIAAGAVATIPVAAPDHPLGRMERIEPGEARNHVQLVLTDRSSLTEGQDFAVLSPRTWRLADLGAKHALLRQGLGWGNMPLPLVQPDLDDGTLMRLAIPDHNGGIYRFAGVWRRDTPPGPAASWLLDQFVALGAGDVDEQGFAGI; this is encoded by the coding sequence ATGTCCAATCCTGGCACGCCAACTTTCGAGCAGCTTCGGGTGTTTTTGGCCGTGGTCGATGCCGGGAGTTTCGCAGGAGCGGCCCGCAATCTCAATCGCGCCGTCTCCGTCGTCAGTTACGGAATCGCCAATCTGGAGGCGCAGCTCGGGCTTGAGTTGTTCGAACGCGACGGCACGCGAAAGCCCAAGCTGACGGCTGCAGGTCGTACGGTGCTCGCGGAGGCACGGGCGCTGGCTCAAGGCGTCGACGGCCTGCGCGCCAAGGTGAAGGGTCTACTCGACGGATTGGAGGCGGAGGTCGACATCGCCGTCGACGTGATGGTGCCGGCGGAGAGGATTGGAAAGGCGTTGCACTCCTTCGCCGAGACGTTTCCGACGGTGGCGCTGTGCCTGCATGTCGAGGCCCTTGGCGCGGTTACTGCGGCGGTGCTGGAACGCAAGGCAGTGATCGGCATTTCCGGCCCGCTGGCAACGGCCGTCGAGGGAGTGAGTTGTATTGCGGCAGGGGCGGTGGCGACGATCCCGGTGGCTGCGCCCGACCATCCGCTCGGGCGGATGGAGAGGATCGAGCCGGGGGAGGCGCGCAACCATGTTCAGCTCGTCTTGACGGATCGCTCTTCCTTGACCGAGGGGCAGGACTTCGCCGTGCTCAGTCCCCGCACCTGGAGGCTTGCCGATCTCGGTGCGAAGCATGCGCTGCTGCGCCAAGGGCTTGGCTGGGGCAACATGCCCCTGCCTCTGGTCCAGCCCGATCTCGATGACGGCACGCTGATGCGACTCGCGATCCCCGACCACAATGGCGGGATCTATCGTTTCGCCGGCGTCTGGCGGCGCGACACACCGCCGGGGCCGGCCGCGTCGTGGCTTTTGGATCAGTTCGTGGCGCTGGGCGCCGGCGACGTCGACGAACAAGGATTTGCGGGGATCTAG